One genomic segment of Pleurodeles waltl isolate 20211129_DDA chromosome 11, aPleWal1.hap1.20221129, whole genome shotgun sequence includes these proteins:
- the LOC138265093 gene encoding acidic proline-rich protein PRP25-like — protein MVPTQPPMKVKVCTQSPMKGKRPTLPAEGKEPPPPAETQQPSPAAEGKGSPPPAQGQQPSPPAEGKDPPPPGHAQQPSPTAKTPQPFPPAEGKEPPPPAETQQPSPPAEVKESPPPAQVQQLSPPAQTQQP, from the coding sequence atggttcccactcaaccaccaatgaaagtgaaggtttgTACTCAATCACCAATGAAAGGTAAGAGGCCCACTctgccagcagagggcaaggagcctccacctccagcagagacacagcagccctcacctgcagcagagggcaaggggtctccacctccagcacagggacagcagccctcacctccagcagagggcaaggacccTCCACCTCCAGGACATGCACAGCAACCCTCACCCACAGCAAAGACACCGCAGCCCTtccctccagcagagggcaaggagcctccacctccagcagagacacagcagccctcacctccagcagaggtcaaGGAGTCTCCGCctccagcacaggtacagcagctctcacctccagcacagacacagcagccctaa